The genomic interval AACCGGGGCGCCCTCATCACGAACCTCCCGGCCGACGCCTGCGTCGAGGTGCCCTGCCTGGTCGATGCCAGGGGCGTGCAGCCGACCTCCGTCGGCGACCTCCCGCCGCAGCTCGCGGCCCTGAACCGCACCAACGTCAACGTCCAGACCCTCGCCGTGCGCGCGGCGCTGACCGGTGACGTCGAGAACGTGTTCCAGGCCGTGGCGCTCGACCCCCTGACCTCGGCCCAGCTCACGCTCGAGCAGGCGCGCGCCATGACCGGCGAGCTGCTCGAGGCGCATCGCGAGCTGCTCCCGAGCGCGCTGCGCCCGGTCCCTGTCCCCGCTCAGCCGCGGCTGTCGAGTGCGCGCTGGTGCTCGGCGTAGAACTCGGACTCGGCGGGGTCGGGGCGGTCCTGGCCGTTCAGCAGGCGGTGCCAGAGCGGGTAGTAGGCGGGCTGCTGGGTGAGCGCGGTGAGGCGGTCCCGGGCATCGTCGGGCAGCGTGAGGTCGCCGGCCTCGAGGTCCTCCACGAACTCGTCGAACCGACGGGCCGCGATCACCGCGCCGGCGATTCCGGGGCGTCCGAGGATCCAGGCGATCACGACCTGCGGGATGCTCCAGCCGAGGTCGACCGCGATCTCGTCGAGCTGCTCGATGATGTCGAAGGCGCGCTCGCGGTCGACCACGTGCGGCTCGGGCCAGCCCGCGCCCTGGCGGGTGTCGGGCGAGGTCTTCTCGCCGCGTCGCACCTTCCCTGTCAGCAGACCCTCGCCGAGGGGGCTCCAGGCGAAGGTCCCCACGCCCAGGTCCCGCGCGGCGGGGAGGATCTCGTACTCGATCTCGCGGGCCTCGGGCGTGTAGTAGACCTGCTGGGCGATGGGGCCCTCGAGACCGGCCATCCGCGCCTCGTAGACGGTCTTCGCGAGCTGCCAGCCGCTGTAGTTCGACACTCCCCAGTAGCGGATCTTGCCCTCGCGGATGAGCTCGTTCGCGACGCGGATGGTCTCGAGGATCGGGGTCTGTCCGTCCCACTGGTGCATGTACAGCAGGTCGAGGTGATCGGTGCCCAGGCGCTCGAGGCTCTGGTCGACGGAGCGCCGCACGTGAATCCTGCTCGCCCCGGAGTCGTTGGGTCCCTCACCCACGGGGCTGCGCGTCTTGGAGGTGAGCACGATGTCCTCGCGACGACCGCTCATCGCCTCCCCGAGGACGCGCTCGGAGT from Brachybacterium kimchii carries:
- a CDS encoding aldo/keto reductase, producing the protein MDTVTLGSSGLRVSRLALGTIPFGSGGGFEKIAGLGVEEARRQLDEALSRGVNFIDTANIYSAGDSERVLGEAMSGRREDIVLTSKTRSPVGEGPNDSGASRIHVRRSVDQSLERLGTDHLDLLYMHQWDGQTPILETIRVANELIREGKIRYWGVSNYSGWQLAKTVYEARMAGLEGPIAQQVYYTPEAREIEYEILPAARDLGVGTFAWSPLGEGLLTGKVRRGEKTSPDTRQGAGWPEPHVVDRERAFDIIEQLDEIAVDLGWSIPQVVIAWILGRPGIAGAVIAARRFDEFVEDLEAGDLTLPDDARDRLTALTQQPAYYPLWHRLLNGQDRPDPAESEFYAEHQRALDSRG